A section of the Carassius carassius chromosome 17, fCarCar2.1, whole genome shotgun sequence genome encodes:
- the dph3 gene encoding DPH3 homolog produces the protein MTVFHDEVEIEDFEYDEETETYYFPCPCGDRFAITKEDLENGEEVATCPSCSLIVKVIYDKEQFMCGEVIEAPKTLENKLELAQS, from the exons ATGACGGTGTTTCACGACGAGGTTGAAATAGAGGATTTTGAGTACGATGAAGAAACAGAAACATATTATTTTCCTTGTCCATGTGGCGACAGATTCGCGATAACGAAG gaggatcTTGAGAATGGTGAAGAAGTGGCCACCTGTCCGAGTTGCTCACttatagtaaaagtaatctaTGATAAG gagCAGTTCATGTGTGGAGAAGTAATTGAAGCAccaaaaacattagaaaacaaactgGAGCTGGCCCAGAGTTGA